A stretch of the Aegilops tauschii subsp. strangulata cultivar AL8/78 chromosome 4, Aet v6.0, whole genome shotgun sequence genome encodes the following:
- the LOC109775153 gene encoding protein FAR1-RELATED SEQUENCE 5-like produces MVQILSLIHSKNGTLSSMPYIPADVTNLKAKYRRESKLADIEDTIAYFDEKAKANPDFFYRIRLDDEERVRNMYWFRCGLVRNEDTDGYTWLFKTFLECMGGLAPMNIITDQDFSMRAGIEEVFPLAVHRHCRWHIIHKAEETLGPFFADRPELHKAFELCVDHSLTVEEFERSWMTMIETYQVQDNETLGSLWEKRMYWVPAYFMHFFFPFLQTMQRSEGFNAVLKRYVSLGNSLLQFAKQYTALQQKILGSELQQEANTALKQPKLLTYLERQMSKTYTNKIFNK; encoded by the exons ATGGTCCAGATACTGTCCCTCATCCACAGCAAAAATGGGACTCTGAGTAGCATGCCCTACATACCAGCAGACGTCACAAACCTAAAGGCAAAGTACCGTAGAGAGAGCAAGTTGGCTGACATAGAAGACACGATAGCCTACTTCGATGAGAAAGCGAAAGCAAATCCAGATTTCTTCTACAGGATAAGATTGGACGATGAGGAACGTGTCAGGAACATGTATTGG TTCAGATGCGGGCTCGTTCGGAACGAAGACACGGATGGGTACACTTGGCTGTTCAAGACCTTCTTGGAGTGCATGGGTGGACTTGCTCCGATGAACATAATAACAGACCAGGATTTTAGCATGCGTGCAGGTATAGAGGAGGTCTTTCCGTTGGCAGTGCACAGGCACTGCAGGTGGCACATTATACACAAGGCTGAGGAGACACTAGGACCGTTCTTTGCTGACCGTCCAGAGCTGCACAAGGCATTCGAGCTGTGTGTGGACCACAGCTTAACGGTGGAGGAGTTTGAACGGAGCTGGATGACTATGATTGAAACATATCAAGTCCAAGACAACGAGACGCTTGGTAGCCTGTGGGAGAAGCGAATGTACTGGGTGCCGGCCTACTTCATGCACTTCTTCTTCCCATTTCTGCAGACTATGCAGCGAAGCGAGGGGTTCAATGCTGTTCTGAAGCGGTACGTGAGCCTTGGCAACTCATTGCTCCAGTTTGCCAAGCAATACACGGCTTTGCAACAAAAAATACTGGGATCTGAGCTACAGCAAGAAGCAAACACCGCGCTCAAGCAGCCTAAATTGCTAACATATTTGGAGAGGCAGATGAGCAAGACATATACCAACAAGATTTTTAACAAGTAA